TCCATCGCCGGCGATTCCATGACGCCGCCGCCAAGGGCATTGGCGAGCACGATGCTTCCGGCGCGCACCGCGTCGACAAGACCGGGAATGCCGATGGCGGAATCGCCGCGGAATTCTAGCGGATCGCAATAATCGGAATCGACGCGCCGGAAGATCGCCGCGACGCGCTCCAGCCCCATCAGCGTCTTGAGGAAGACCTGTCCGTCGCGCACCGCCAGGTCGTCGCCTTCGACCAGCGTGAAGCCCAGATAGTGCGCGAGATAGGCATGCTCGAAATAGGCTTCGTTGTGCGGCCCCGGCGTCAGCAGGACGGCGCGGCCTTTGCGGTTCCGGGACAGCGCGAGGATGTGCTCGCGGTAGGCGCTGAAGAACGAGGCGAGCCGCCGGATATGCATGTCGTCGAACAGATCGGAAAACGTCGCGCCGACGACGATGCGGTTTTCCAGGGCATAGCCAATGCCGCTCGGTGCGTCGGCGCGGCTTGCCAGCACGCGCCATGAACCATCGGGCATGCGCGCGAGATCGGCGGAATACAGATGCACATGCACGCCGCCCGGCGGCGTCAGGCCGACTAGCGGCCGCAGGAACTGCGGATGGCCGAGCACCAGATGCGGCGGCAGATGGCCGGCGGCCATCAACTTTTGCGGCCCATAGATATCCTTGAGGACGAGATTGTTCAGATGCGCGCGCTGGACAACCGCGGCCTCGATCGCGCGCCATTCGTCGGCGCCGATGACGAACGGCACGATGTCGAGCTGCCACAGCCGCGCCTGGCCGTCGGCATCGTCGTACACATTATAAGTCACGCCGTTGTCGCGGATCATGGCCTGGGCGGCGGCGCCACGGCGCGCATAATCCTCCGGCGGCATCGCGGTCAGCGCGTCGGCCAGCGGTTTCCAGGCGGGGCGTACCGTGCCGGCCGCATCGCGCAACTCGTCATAGCGCGGCGGGCTGGCCGGTTCGGCGGAGGAGGCGACATCGACCTGGCTCATCGGCGATTGGCGGCCCGCCTGAGGTCGAGGGTGTGCGGAAAGTCGGTATTGGCGTCCTCCGGCGGCGGCTCGAAGATGCCACCGGTGAAGCCGAACGGCTCGAAGCGCGCCAGGCGGCGCCCTTCCGCTTCATAGCCGTTGACGGGAAAGGTCACGTAATTGCGCCCGCCCGGATGGGCGACGTGATAGGTGCAGCCGCCCAGGGACCGCTTGCGCCAGCCGTCCCACACTTCGCAGATCAGCGGCGCGTGGCTGGGGATCGTCGGATGCAGCGCGCTCACTGGCTGCCAGGCGCGGAAACGCACCCCGCCGACCGCTTCATCGAGCGCGATCGGCTTCAACGGCACGGCGCGGCCATTGACGAGAATCTTGTGGCGGCCGGCGACCAGTCCCTTCACTTTCACTTCCAATCGTTCGACCGAGCTGTCCACGAAACGTACCGTGCCGCCGACCGTTCCTTCCTCACCCATGACGTTCCAAGGCTCCAGCGCCTGGCGCAGTTCGAGGGCGACGCCGCCATACTGCACCTTGCCGGCGAGCGGGAAGCGGAAGGCCCAATGGGGCCGGAACCAGTCCGCGTCGAAGGCGAAGCCGTTGGCGTTCAGATCGGCGATCACATCGGCGAAATCGGCCCATACGAAATGCGGCAGCATGAAGCTGTCGTGCAACGCCGTGCCCCAGCGCACCAGCTTGGTCTGATAAGGCGTCTGCCAGAACCGCGCGACGAGGGCGCGCAGCAGCAGGCCCTGCGCCAGGCTCATTTCGGGATGCGGCGGCATCTCGAAGCCGCGGAATTCGACAAGGCCGAGGCGGCCCGTGGGTCCGTCTGGTGAATAGAGTTTGTCGATGCAGATCTCGGTGCGATGGGTGTTGCCGGTCACGTCGATCAGGAGGTTGCGGAAGATGCGATCGACCAGCCAGGGCGGGATATAGCCCGTCTGCGGATCGGGCACCTGCGCGAAGGCGATCTCCATCTCGTAGAGCGTATCCAGCCGCGCCTCGTCGATGCGCGGCGCCTGGCTGGTCGGCCCAATGAACATGCCGGAGAACAGATAGGAAAGCGACGGATGGTTCTGCCAATAGCCGATCAGGCTGCGCAGCAGATCGGGCCGCCGAAGGAACGGGCTGTCGGCCGGCGTCGCCGCGCCGAGAACGATGTGATTGCCGCCGCCGGTGCCGGTGTGGCGGCCGTCGAGCATGAACTTCTCGGTGCCCAGCCGCGTCAGCCGCGCCTCTTCGTAAAGCGCCTCGGTGATCGCGACCTGGTCGTCCCAGGATTTCGCGGGATGGATGTTGACCTCGATGACGCCGGGATCGGGCGTCACCTTGATGACGTTGATGCGCGGGTCGTAAGGCGGGCCATAGCCTTCGACATGGATCGCCGCGCCAAGCTCGGCGGCCGCGTCTTCGACCGCCGACAGCAGGTCGAGATAGTCCGCCGCGGTTTCGGTCGGCGGCAGGAACACGCTGAGGCGGCCGCCGCGCGGCTCCACCGTCAGCGCGGTGCGGACGCTGGCGCCTTCCAGCGGCGGTTCCTGTTCGACGCGCGCGCGGCGCGCTTCCCAGGCCGCGTCGCGCAACCCGCCGGAGAGATAGGGCTGGCGGTAATCGTCGCGCTCGGGCAGCGGCGGCAGCTTCTCGAACGGATCGGGCGGCGGCACGAAGGGTCGCGCCGTCGCCGGCAGCCAGGGCAAAGCCTCGAGCGGCAGGCGGTATCCGAGGGGCGAGTCGCCCGGCACAAGCTGGAGCCGGCCGGCGCGCGTCGCCCACCGTTCGGAGCGCCAGCGCCGCTTGTCCGCCGCGTTCCAGCGCTGCACCGGCAGCACGAATCCGGTCGGCTTGCCCAGGCCACGCTCGAACACGCGCGCCAGGCGGGCGCGCATCTCCGGATCGTCGAGCTTGGAATTCAGCGGATCGACATTGACCGGCAGCATCCGCTCCTTGCCGATGTAGTGCCACGGGTCCTCATAGGCCTCCATCGCATTGCCGGGATGGATGTCGAGGCGCCGTGCGATGCCGGTCGCAAGATTGCGTGCGTCCTCGACGGTCGGCTTGTAGTTGTCGCGCTCGCGCGCGATGCGGGCGGCGTCGCGCCACAGCGGCACGCCGTCGCCGCGCCAGTAGAGCGCGAAGGCCCAGCGCGGCAGGCTCTCGCCCGGATACCACTTGCCCTGGCCGTAATGCAGGAAGCCGCCCGGCGCGAAACGGTCGCGCAGCCTGCGGATCAGCGTGTCCGCCAGGCCGCGTTTGGTGGGACCGACCGCCGCCGTGGTCCATTCCGCGCCGTCCATGTCGTCGATCGAGACGAAGGTCGGCTCGCCGCCCATGGTGAGGCGCACATCGCCGTCCTGGAGCAGCGTGTCGATGCGGTCGCCCAGCCGATCGATCGCGCGCCATTGGTCGTCGGTATAGGGCTTGGTCACGCGCGGCGGCTCGACGACGCGCTTGATCGACATCTCAAACTCGAAGCTGACCTCGCAGTCTTCGAGGGCGCCGCTGATCGGCGCCGCGTGGGTCGGATTGGCGGCACAGGCGAGGGGAATGTGGCCTTCGCCGGCGAACAGCCCGGAGGTCGGATCGAGTCCGACCCAGCCGGCGCCCGGCAGATAGACCTCGCACCAGGCGTGCAAATCGGTGAAGTCCTGTTCGGCGCCGGACGGTCCGTCGAGCGATTTCTGGTCCGGCTTCAACTGGATGAGGTAGCCCGATGCAAAACGCGCCGCGAGCCCGAGGTGACGCAGGAGCTGCACCAGCAGCCAGGCGGAATCGCGGCATGAGCCGGCGCGGGTCTCCAGCGTGTGGTCCGGCGTCTGGATGCCGGGCTCCATGCGGATCAGATAGTTGATGTCGCGCTGGAGCTGCGCGTTCAGGTCGAACAGAAAGCCGGTGGTCGGTTTTTCGATTCGCGGCACGGCGGCGAGATAGGCCGCGAAGCGCGGCCCGACCTCCGCCTTCTGGAAGAAGGGCTTGAGGTCCTCCAGGACTTCCGGCGCATAGGCGAAGGGAAAGACCTCGGCCTCGGGCTCCAGGAAGAAGTCGAACGGGTTGATGACGTTCATCTCCGCCGTCAGGTCGACGGTGACCGTCAGGTGGTCGGTCTTCTCCGGCACGACGATCCGCGCCAGCCAGTTGGACTGCGGGTCCTGCTGCCAGTTGAGGAAGTGCTGCTCGGGGCCGATCTTCAGGCTGTAGGCCAGGATCGGGGTGCGGCAATGCGGGGCGGGGCGCAGCCGGACGAGCTGTGGGCCGAGGGTGATCGGCTTGTCGTAGCGGTAGCGGGTGGAATGGGAGAGGGCGACCTGGATGCTCATGACTCCACCTTGCCGCAACTGCGAAAGGCCCGCCACCCATCCCGGATGGCCGCATCGACGGACGGCGGCGGATTGCCCGCCCGTGGATGCTTTATGAGGCTCATTGCCCGGAATTTCGTCGCAAACGGGCCCCTGGGCCGGCCCGAATCGGCCGTCGGGCGTTCAGGGCTATCCGTTGAAGCCGTGGGCCGCCGCGTCGATCAGGCGTTCGTTTGGAATGTTGAATCCCACGGAGGTTCCCTTGCCGGGCGTGCTCACCACCCTGAGACCCCCGCCATGCATATCGATCATCGATTTCGCGAGCGGCAGGCCCAGCCCGGTGCCTTTGTGCTTGCGGCTCACATAGCTGTCGATCTGCCCAAAGGGCTGAAGCGCCACCGCCGCTTCCTCGGGCGTCATGCCGATACCGGTGTCCGACACCGTGACGACCGCGCCGGCGGCCGGGTCCAGCTGCAGCCGCACGACGACGAGGCCGTCCGGCGGCGTGAACTTGACGGCGTTTGAGACGAGGTTCAGCAGAATTTGCTGGATCATCCGTTCGTTTCCCGCGATCCGGATCGGCTGCTCCGGAAGCTGGTCCGCCAGCACGACGCCGCCGTTCGACGCCGTCATGCTCATGAGCCGGCAGACATCGCGTACCGCCATCACGAGTTCGACGGGCTCGTCCATGCGAATCTTGGCGCTCGCCGACTCGATCCGGGATAGATCGAGGACATCGTTGACGAGGCTGAGGAGGTGATGGCCGCTCGTGAAGATATCGTAGGCGTATTCGACGTAGCGAGAGCTTCCGACGGTTCCGAAGGTCTCGTTCTTGAGAATTTCCGCGAAGCCGATGATCGCGTTGAGCGGCGTCCGCAGCTCGTGGGACATGCTCGCAAGGAATTTCGACTTCTCCTTGTTCGCGGCCTCGGCCTCGTCCCTGGCGATGATGAGCTGGTCCGTGAGCGACCGGGACGCAAGAAGCGACGACCGCGCCCGCCGGTACTGCATCTGGCCGAAGCCGACGACCGGGATGCCGACGAATATCGACGTGATCGCCATCGCGAACGACATCGCCCACGCGTTCCGGCCGAGGCCGACCGCGGCGAGCAGGCCGACGACCACGACATGGGCCGTGGCCAGCAGAAGCACGATGGCGCTCACGGTGACCGTGTTCGGCAGCCGATCCAGGAATTCGATGGAAATGGCGTCGAACAGCTCGGCGATCGCTTTCAGCAATCGGGCCAGGGCCTTTTCGAGGTTCCACCCGCGGCTGGCCGGCCGGGCGCCCAGGCCGGCAATCGTCTGACTCAAGGAATCGACTTGGATCATCAACTGCCTCTTCGCGCAAAGCCGTCTGACGCCCGCTCAGGATAGAATGTCCTTCCCTACCAACTGCTACACACTGTCGCGGATTGGGATAACCTACGTTACGAGCCGATACGACGGCGCGCGGTTTGCAGAAATGGTTCGTTCGCCGCCGGCAATCCGTCTGCTTTTTTCTTCAAGCGTTGGAACGCCCGGGTGGGGTATAAAAGCGACCGCCGGCGGCGAACGAATTCATTCGAACGACCTTCTTGCCGACAAAGATCGTTCGGCGGAGCGCTCAGGCGGAAGCGTGCTCCAGCATTTGATCGATATCGTCCTGACTGAGCCCCTCGCCCTGAAGAGCCGGTCCTTCGAGCCTGCAATCGCCGGAGTCCGGCGGTCCTTCCGGAATGTCCGTTGCGCCGTTCAACGCGCCGGCGACCTTGGCGAGCCGCTGGCCCACGATGTCCTGAAAGGTGCAGGCCTCGCGGATTCGCATGCACTCCGAACGGATCTGGCGCGCCATCGGGTCGTCGCCGCCACCGGTGGTGAGACCGACGATATGGTCGACGGCATCGAGGATCGCGATGACCGCGGTCTCGGTCTCGCCGATCGACGTCGACAATTCCGCCGCCAGTTGCAAGCGTGGTGTGGCAATCCCGGTCATGATCTGCCTGTTCTGAAGAGGGCCGCTCGGCGCCGTCGGCGGTGCACGCGCAGACCGCCATACCGTCGCTATTGCGTGAGGAAGGGCGTGATCTTCGTCTTGAGCGTCGCGCCGTTGAACGGCTTGACCATATAGCCGCTGACGCCGGCGGCCCGCGCGGTCGCGACGTTCTCGACCTTCGCCTCGGCCGTCACCAGGACGAAGGGCGTCTTGGCGGTCTTGGGATTGGAGCGCACCGCCCGCAGGAGGTCGAGCCCGCTCATCGGCTGCATGTTCCAATCGGAGAGGACGAGGTCGTATTTCTTGGCCTGCAGGAGCTGCAGCGCGCCCTCGCCATGGGTCGCCTCGTCGATGTTCTTGACGCCGATCTCCGTGAGCAGCCCTCGAACAATTCTCAACATCGTCTTGTAGTCGTCGACGATCAATACGTTGCAATCGGTGCGCATGTTGTCCTCCTTGTCTTGCAATTCGAAGAAGCCGTTTTCCCTGTCGATTCCGCTCAGGCCGCAAGTCCGGTGACGACCGACTTCACGGCGGTTCCGAAATAGCTGCCCTGGCCGAGCTTGATGCCGATGTCGCGCGCGCGAACCATTTCTTCGCGGGTCGAGATATTGTCGGCGACGGTCTCGATGCCGAGCTTGGTGCAGATGCCGAGCAGGCCGCGAAGCAGAATGTCGTGTCTGTCGCCGCTCTTCGAGCTTCGCACGATCGTGCCGTCTATCTTCACGAAGTCCACTTCCAGATCCTGCAGATACGCGATCGGCAAGACGCCCGGCGCGAAATGGTTCAAACCGACGCGTATTCCCATCTGCCGCAGAAGCCCGACCGCCATCTGGAGCTTGTCGAAATCGCAGGCCGATGGAAGGGTCGCCACCTCCAGGAGGAGCCGCGGCGCGAGATGCTGCCTGGCTTTGAGCAGGCCGGAGAAAAGCGCGAAACACGCCGGATCGGCGAGCGTGTGGCCGCAAATGCCCAGCGCCAGCTTGAAATGCGCGGTCGACTGGCTCTCCAGAACCCCGAGAACCTGCGCCAGTGAGACGACATCGAACGTGTCCGCGAGCCCGATCTCGCGCGCGATCCGAAGAGATTCGGCGGTCGATTCGGCGGCGTCGAGCCGGGTCAGCACGTCGTAGCGGCCGGTCTTGCCGGTCTTCAGATCGGCGACCGCTTCGTAGCGCAACTCGAACCCGTCGTTTTCCGCCGTGCTCGCTTCGCTGGAGGCCCGGGCGATGGCTTCGCCGACGAACCGGCCGAACACCGTCGCCAAACTGCCTTGATGCCGGCCGGGCATGTCGCCGCGCGTGAACCGGCCGATCGCCTGGCGCATCGCGAGCGAGGCCTGCTCGAGCGTCAACCCGTTATCGTCGAGAGACAGAAATCCGTCCGACGCGGACAATCCGTCGACGTCGCAGGTCTTGGCGACGCCTTCGATCGCGCTTGCGAGCGTACAATCGGTGTCCTGCGCGTCGCAGACCACGCCGAAGGCGTTCTCCGTCAACTGGCCGGCGCTGCCCAGCGCCTTGAGCGCCGCGCCGATCTGGAGGAGGAATTTGCGGGCGCGCGCGGGCGGCAGCCCCGCGCATATCTGGGACAGATTCGGAATGTCGACCAGCTTCATGCCGTACTGCGTTCCCAGGCTCTTTTCCGCCGCGGCGAGAAAGGCGTTCAGGTCCGGAAGCCCCGTGCGGGCATCGGTTCCCGACGCCGTCGCCGTGCGGGCGGGCGGCAGCCGGACGGCGCAGGAAATGCGCGGCACCTTCGCGGGAAGGCAGCACATCGAGACTTGGACCGCGTCGCCATTCGCGAGGCCGAGGCGAACCGGGCCGAAGCGGCGTCCCGGCCGGATGGCCATGGCGTAGGTGGCGAATTTCGAGCCATCGGAGGGCATGAACAGCGATCCGGCCCGCCGGCTGATCAGCTCTTCGGCCGGCACGTCGCACACAGCCGCGCGCGGCGCCCGATGCGAAGTGGATCAGGCATTCGGCATCGATCTCCAGCAGGAGGTCGGCATTGGCGAAGGCAAATCCCAGCAATCGGGCCGTGTCGATCATCGAAGTTCTCGGTGCCTGACGCGACCAGGCTAGCGCCGAGAGCGTTAGCATCGAGAAACCCTAATCCCGAAAAAGGGTAACAGATGTTTCCCTTCGCCGCAGGCGCCGGCGGCGCCCATGGGCGCGGGCCGGTCAGGCGGCGGCGAGCTTGCGCAACGCGGCGTCGTCGAAAATCGAAATCACGCCGCGATTGAAATCCACGATTCCGAGATCGCGCAGTTTCTTGAGCGAGCGGCTGACATGGACCGCCGTCATGCCGAGGGCATCGGCGAGGTCGTCGCGCCGCAGAGGAACCTCGAAGGCCAGCGGACGGTCCAGGGTATCGCCGAGGCGCGCCACCCGCCGCTGCAAAAGCAGGATGAAATGCGCGAGCCGCTCCACGGCCGTCCGCGCGCCCAGGCTCAGGGCGATTTCATCGGCGTCCCGCTGCGCGTCGCCGCAGGCGCGCAACACATCGGCCAACGCATCCGGATTCGCCATGAGCTCGCGAAGCAGGACATCGCGGGGAAACTCGCACAGCGTGGCGCGGGTCAAGGTGCGGACGGAGTATCCCCACCGCTGCTCGTCGAAACTGACTTGTCCGATCAAGTCGCCGGGAAGAAGCAGGGATAATATCTGCCGGCGGCCGTCGCGGGTGGCGCTGTAGCGGTAGGCCCAGCCGCTGCGCAGGGTGTAGACGAACTGCCGCCGGTCGCCCTGGTGGATGATCACCTGGCCCTTGTGCATCGTCCGCGCCGCGGTTCGCATGGACTCCGCGGCAAATTCGCGGCGAGCAATTATATTGCGATACGCAATCAAGCCGCGCACCGGGCAGCTCGCACAACTCGGCAGCAGGGGCTGCGCCGCCGCATCCGCCAAATTCCTGATGTCGCGGACCATCAGCATGATAGTGTTGCCCCGAGCCGAGCGCGGCGCCCAATCGGGCGCCAGTGGGCGCAAAAGTGCTTCGGGATGCCCGAAAACCGCGCTTTCCATCCGATCGTCGCCACAACATCCCCCCGTCTGACTTCGTACGCTTCCGCGTAATTTCGCCACGACTGTGCGACAAGTTGTCTGAAGCCGACGGTTGTCCTCTTAGGGTTAACAGAAGGTTAATACAGCAGAATAATCCATGTGATTTCAATCACTTACATTTGTTAATAACATAAATCATTTACATTGATCACAGATACTTTCCTTCTCCTTTGGGCGCGATTGGGCAATTTTAGCGCGTGAGATTTTATGCCCAGACGGCAGGCACTTTGGTCGGATTTCCGGCCTCTTGGGTGATGGCGGCGTCGGCCTAAATGACCTTCGAATTCGAAGAGGACCGCCACCGTCAATGAGTAGTGTGAACAGTGGATGCCAAGCCTGCGTGATGGGCTCGCTATCGATTTATGGGCCGACGCTTCGTCGGCAGGTTTCGGCGATCGAGACCCTGAAAACCGGGAGACGGGAATTTCCGGCGCGGCGTCGCATTTTCCGCGAAGGCGACAAGATCACCGAGATCTTCACGATCCGGGCGGGCTGGGCCTTTCGCTATCGCGAGCTTTCCGATGGCGAGCGGCAGATACTGTCCTTCTTCATACCGGGGGACATCATTCCCCTGGAATCGGTCTGGATGCCCAACTCGCCGCTGCTGTATTCGGTGAAGTCGCTGACCAATCTGGCGGTCTGCGCCCTTCCGCTGCCGAGCTTCTGCAAGATGCTCCAGGCGTCGGACGAACAGATCCGCGAGGTCGAAAACGCGGAATACCGATTTCTGCATTCCCTCTACGGCCGGTTTGTCCATATGGGCCGCAAGAGCGCGCGCAGCCGGATGGCGCATTTTTTCCTCGATATCGAAGCGCGCCTGCGCCGAAGGGGCCTGACGGAGGGCGCCACGATGTTTTTCCCGCTGCGCCAGGAGCACCTCGCCGATTCCCTGGGCCTGACGACGACCCACGTGAATCGCAGCCTCGCCAAATTCCGCAGCGAGGGCATCCTGACCTTGGAGCGCCAGGTGCTGTCGATCCTCGATCGCCAAGAACTCGCCAAGGCCAGCGACGAACCCTGAGCGCGGCGCGCAAAGAGTCGTCCAACGGAAAATCTGCGGAACAAATGTTACAAACCGCGCCTTGCAAGCGTGTCTGACGCGGTCCGTCGTATCGACTTGGTTGTGGCGACTCTACAAATGAGCGAGGCGGCGATTCGCCGTGCGTGAGGGGAAACACAAGAGGGCCATATGACACAGCAAGCCAACGTCGATCGTGAGACGCGCCTGCGCTTCATGCGTATTTCCCGGGAGACCGGAGCACTGCTGCACGAGGTATGGGGCAAGCTCGAGCCCAATTTGGCCGATCTTCTCGAGGGATTTTATCGACACGTCACGCAGGAGCCGCAGCTTGCGCGCCTGCTCGGCGGCGAAATACCTCGCCTCAAATCGGCCCAGGCCTCGCACTGGGCCCGGCTGTTTTCCGGCCGGTTCGACGATTCCTACATTCAGGGCGTGCGCGCGATCGGCCTGGTTCACAACAAGATCGGCCTCGAACCGCGCTGGTATATCGGCGGCTACAATTTCGTGCTCCAGGAGATCATCAGCACGGTCACCAAGCTGTACCGGTTCAGCCCCAGGAAGATGACCAAGATGCTGCGGGCCATCAACGCGGCCGTGATGCTGGACATGGACTTCGCGATCTCCGTCTATCAGGAGGCGATGCTCGCCGAGCGCCAGAAGCGCCAGGACAGCGTCGATGTCGCCATCCGGGAATTCGACACCCAGATGAAGAAGGTCCTGGACTCCGTCACCGCCGCGGCGGAGCTGATGCAGACGACGGCCCAGGCCATGGCAGCGAATTCGGAAGAAACGTCGCGGCAGTCCGCCGTCGTCAATTCCGCGTCGCAGCAGGCCTCGACCAGCGTGCAGACCGTCGCTTCGGCGGCGGAGGAGCTTGCCGCGTCGGTCGCCGAGATCGGTCGCCAGGTCGAACAGTCCGCCCAGGTGACGGCGAAGGCGGTCGGGGAGGCGAACGAGACCAATCAGATCGTCCGGGCGCTCGCCGACAGCGCGCAGAAGATCGGCGATGTCGTCAGCCTCATCAACGACATCGCGGGGCAGACCAACCTGCTCGCGTTGAACGCGACGATCGAAGCCGCGCGGGCGGGCGAGGCCGGCAAGGGTTTCGCGGTCGTCGCGGCCGAGGTCAAGGGTCTCGCCAACCAGACCGCCAAGGCGACCGACGAGATCGGCGTGCAGATCACCGGAATACAGGAAGCGACCCGGAAGGCCGTCGCAGCGATCGAAAGCATCGGCGGCACCATCACGCAGGTGAACGAAATCGCCACCACGATCGCCTCGGCCGTCGAGCAACAGGGCGCCGCGACCAAGGAGATCGCCCGCAGCGCCCAGCAGGCCGCGATGGGCACCGGCGAAGTCACCTCGAACATCGCCAGTGTTGACCATGCGGCGGCCGAGACCGGCCAGGGCGCGACGAAGGTGCTCAATTCCGCGGCCGAGCTTCGCGGCCAGGCCGACAAGCTGAGATCGGAAGTGATGGAGTTCTTCCAGGTCGTCAAGGCGGCGTGAAACATCCGTGGACGCAGTGCGGGGACCGTGCGGTCCTCGAGGTCGAACCGGAGATCACACCATGACCGACAGCTTTCTGGACGAAACGATTGCGGAATTCCTCACCGAGACGGCGGACAGCCTGACCGTGGTCGATGCCGAACTGATAAAGCTCGAACGCGATCCCGAGAACAAGGAGGTTCTCGGCCACATCTTCCGCCTGGTTCACACGGTCAAGGGCACCTGCGGCTTCATCGGGTTGCGACGGCTGGAAAAGGTCGCGCATGCGTCGGAGAACCTGCTCGGGCTGTTTCGCGACGGAAGCCTCAAGGTCACGCCGGCCTGCGTGACCCTGATCCTGGAATCGCTCGACCGCATCAAGGAAATCCTGGCGCAGCTCGAGAGCGCCGGTGCGGAGCCCGAGGGCGACGACGGGCCTCTGATCGCGCGGCTTGAGCAGGCCGCGGCCGGCTCCGACCAAGCCAGCCCGGCCGATTCCACCGAGGCGTTGCTCGGCATCGAAGCGATATTCTCCGGATCCGATGCGGTACCGCCCGCAACCCAGCCCGATCAGGCGGCGCCGATCGCCGAACCGTCGATCGCCAGCCAGTCGCTTCGGGTGAGCGTCGACGTCATCGAGAAGCTGATGACCATGGTGAGCGAACTGGTCCTCACCAGGAACCAGCTGCTCGAAATGGTCCGTCACCAGGACGACAGCGAATTCAAGGTTCCGCTCCAGCGGCTGTCCAACGTCACCGCCGAATTGCAGGACGGCGTGATGAAGACCCGCATGCAGCCGATCGGCAACGCCTGGCAGAAGCTGCCCCGGATCGTTCGCGATCTGTCCGCCGAGCTGAACAAGAAGATCGATCTGCAGATGCACGGGTCGGAGACCGAGCTCGATCGGCAGGTCCTGGAGCTGATCAAGGATCCGCTGACGCACATGGTCCGCAATTCGGCCGATCACGGGATCGAGACGCCGGCGGAACGCAAGGCGGCGGGAAAGCCGGAAAAGGGCACGATAAACCTGCGCGCCTATCACGAGGGCGGGCACATCATCATCGAGGTCGGCGACGACGGGAAAGGTCTT
Above is a window of Rhizomicrobium sp. DNA encoding:
- a CDS encoding response regulator translates to MRTDCNVLIVDDYKTMLRIVRGLLTEIGVKNIDEATHGEGALQLLQAKKYDLVLSDWNMQPMSGLDLLRAVRSNPKTAKTPFVLVTAEAKVENVATARAAGVSGYMVKPFNGATLKTKITPFLTQ
- a CDS encoding ATP-binding protein is translated as MIQVDSLSQTIAGLGARPASRGWNLEKALARLLKAIAELFDAISIEFLDRLPNTVTVSAIVLLLATAHVVVVGLLAAVGLGRNAWAMSFAMAITSIFVGIPVVGFGQMQYRRARSSLLASRSLTDQLIIARDEAEAANKEKSKFLASMSHELRTPLNAIIGFAEILKNETFGTVGSSRYVEYAYDIFTSGHHLLSLVNDVLDLSRIESASAKIRMDEPVELVMAVRDVCRLMSMTASNGGVVLADQLPEQPIRIAGNERMIQQILLNLVSNAVKFTPPDGLVVVRLQLDPAAGAVVTVSDTGIGMTPEEAAVALQPFGQIDSYVSRKHKGTGLGLPLAKSMIDMHGGGLRVVSTPGKGTSVGFNIPNERLIDAAAHGFNG
- a CDS encoding Crp/Fnr family transcriptional regulator, with the protein product MLMVRDIRNLADAAAQPLLPSCASCPVRGLIAYRNIIARREFAAESMRTAARTMHKGQVIIHQGDRRQFVYTLRSGWAYRYSATRDGRRQILSLLLPGDLIGQVSFDEQRWGYSVRTLTRATLCEFPRDVLLRELMANPDALADVLRACGDAQRDADEIALSLGARTAVERLAHFILLLQRRVARLGDTLDRPLAFEVPLRRDDLADALGMTAVHVSRSLKKLRDLGIVDFNRGVISIFDDAALRKLAAA
- a CDS encoding Crp/Fnr family transcriptional regulator: MGDGGVGLNDLRIRRGPPPSMSSVNSGCQACVMGSLSIYGPTLRRQVSAIETLKTGRREFPARRRIFREGDKITEIFTIRAGWAFRYRELSDGERQILSFFIPGDIIPLESVWMPNSPLLYSVKSLTNLAVCALPLPSFCKMLQASDEQIREVENAEYRFLHSLYGRFVHMGRKSARSRMAHFFLDIEARLRRRGLTEGATMFFPLRQEHLADSLGLTTTHVNRSLAKFRSEGILTLERQVLSILDRQELAKASDEP
- a CDS encoding EAL domain-containing protein, translating into MPSDGSKFATYAMAIRPGRRFGPVRLGLANGDAVQVSMCCLPAKVPRISCAVRLPPARTATASGTDARTGLPDLNAFLAAAEKSLGTQYGMKLVDIPNLSQICAGLPPARARKFLLQIGAALKALGSAGQLTENAFGVVCDAQDTDCTLASAIEGVAKTCDVDGLSASDGFLSLDDNGLTLEQASLAMRQAIGRFTRGDMPGRHQGSLATVFGRFVGEAIARASSEASTAENDGFELRYEAVADLKTGKTGRYDVLTRLDAAESTAESLRIAREIGLADTFDVVSLAQVLGVLESQSTAHFKLALGICGHTLADPACFALFSGLLKARQHLAPRLLLEVATLPSACDFDKLQMAVGLLRQMGIRVGLNHFAPGVLPIAYLQDLEVDFVKIDGTIVRSSKSGDRHDILLRGLLGICTKLGIETVADNISTREEMVRARDIGIKLGQGSYFGTAVKSVVTGLAA
- a CDS encoding transglutaminase family protein, with amino-acid sequence MSIQVALSHSTRYRYDKPITLGPQLVRLRPAPHCRTPILAYSLKIGPEQHFLNWQQDPQSNWLARIVVPEKTDHLTVTVDLTAEMNVINPFDFFLEPEAEVFPFAYAPEVLEDLKPFFQKAEVGPRFAAYLAAVPRIEKPTTGFLFDLNAQLQRDINYLIRMEPGIQTPDHTLETRAGSCRDSAWLLVQLLRHLGLAARFASGYLIQLKPDQKSLDGPSGAEQDFTDLHAWCEVYLPGAGWVGLDPTSGLFAGEGHIPLACAANPTHAAPISGALEDCEVSFEFEMSIKRVVEPPRVTKPYTDDQWRAIDRLGDRIDTLLQDGDVRLTMGGEPTFVSIDDMDGAEWTTAAVGPTKRGLADTLIRRLRDRFAPGGFLHYGQGKWYPGESLPRWAFALYWRGDGVPLWRDAARIARERDNYKPTVEDARNLATGIARRLDIHPGNAMEAYEDPWHYIGKERMLPVNVDPLNSKLDDPEMRARLARVFERGLGKPTGFVLPVQRWNAADKRRWRSERWATRAGRLQLVPGDSPLGYRLPLEALPWLPATARPFVPPPDPFEKLPPLPERDDYRQPYLSGGLRDAAWEARRARVEQEPPLEGASVRTALTVEPRGGRLSVFLPPTETAADYLDLLSAVEDAAAELGAAIHVEGYGPPYDPRINVIKVTPDPGVIEVNIHPAKSWDDQVAITEALYEEARLTRLGTEKFMLDGRHTGTGGGNHIVLGAATPADSPFLRRPDLLRSLIGYWQNHPSLSYLFSGMFIGPTSQAPRIDEARLDTLYEMEIAFAQVPDPQTGYIPPWLVDRIFRNLLIDVTGNTHRTEICIDKLYSPDGPTGRLGLVEFRGFEMPPHPEMSLAQGLLLRALVARFWQTPYQTKLVRWGTALHDSFMLPHFVWADFADVIADLNANGFAFDADWFRPHWAFRFPLAGKVQYGGVALELRQALEPWNVMGEEGTVGGTVRFVDSSVERLEVKVKGLVAGRHKILVNGRAVPLKPIALDEAVGGVRFRAWQPVSALHPTIPSHAPLICEVWDGWRKRSLGGCTYHVAHPGGRNYVTFPVNGYEAEGRRLARFEPFGFTGGIFEPPPEDANTDFPHTLDLRRAANRR